The following is a genomic window from Methylomarinum vadi.
TTCGGGGACAGGGATACGGTGATATTCTCTGGCACGCCCGCCGCAATCGTCTTCTTAACCGCCTCAAATCAGGCGCGAGCATAGGTTTGGACGGTGTTTTTGAGATGCAGAATTATTATGCAAAAGGCGGTTTCGTCTTTTCCCACCGCAACATGCGTTTTCGCACCGACATCACTAAACGCCCCGAAGAGTCTCAGGATCAGTACAAGCACATTTCCCCGCTGGCCGACGTATCTTTCGATCAACTTATGGACTACGACCGTACTTGTTTTCCTGCCAATCGTTCGAATTTTCTGAAAGCGTGGCTATCACAGTCCGATGCGCTCGCGTTGGGTTATTTGAACGATGGAAAACTGAAAGGCTATGGCGTCGTGAGACGCTGCAGGGAAGGGTGCAAGATCGGTCCTCTGTTCGCGGATGATGCTAAAGTGGCGGAAGCACTTTATATGCCCCTGTCCGGGTTCGCGGACGGCGGCCCGTTGTTTTTGGATGCGCCAGAGAACAATCCCGCCGCGATGGCGTTGGTGACGAATCATGGCATGACCGAAGTATTCGGCTGCGCGCGCATGTATCTGGGAGCCCCGCCGGTTCTGGCTCACGAGCGAATCTTCGGCGTAACGACCTTCGAGTTGGGATGATACCTAAACGGGATCTGGTGGGTTATGGCCGCAGACCCCCTCATACGCGATGGCCGGGTGAAGCCCGGTTAGCAGTACAGTTCGTGCTCAACATCGAAGAGGGCGGCGAGTCTTGTATTCTTAATGGTGATACGCGTTCGGAAAGCTATCTACATGAACTGCCAGGCCGTCCCCCTCGCACCGGGGAAAGAGATCTTAGCGTCGAAGGGATGTATGAATACGGTTCAAGGGCGGGCGTGTGGCGCATTCTGGAGTTGTTCCGCGCCCGCAATCTTCCTCTTACCGCCTTTGTTGTCGGCAGGGCCCTGGAGCTTAACCCCGAAATCGGCCGAGCCCTGACTGCTGCCGGCCATGAGGTCGCCGGACACGGTTATCGCTGGATTGACTATCACAACGTTTCTGAGGACGAAGAACGTTGCCACATCCGGTTCACCATTGAGCTGATCGAACGGATATGCGGCAAACGCCCCGTCGGTTGGTACACGGGCCGGGTCAGTCCAAACACCCGCCGGCTATTGCAAGAAAAGGGTGGATTTCTCTATTCATCCGACGCCTACAATGATGACCTACCGTATTGGATTGCCGGATCATCGCCTCATTTGGTCATCCCGTACACGTTGGTCAACAACGATGTACGCTATTTGTTACCGAACGGTTTTTCATCCGGAGAGGATTTTTTTCGTTTGCTGAAGGATGCTTTTGATTTGCTGTGGCAGGAAGGCGGGCAACAACCCAAGATGATGAGCGTCGGTCTTCACGCTAGGATTAGCGGGCATCCTGCTCGTGCGATGGCATTAGCGCGTTTCCTAGATTATATTCAAGGACATGATTCGGTATGGATATGCCGGCGAGAAGAGATCGCCAGACATTGGATGAGCGAACATTCCTGGGGAAAGAAAAAGGACGCCGAGCGCGGTAAGGCTAGCAAATCCCAATTTAGAACCACATGATATCCAGGGCTCTGTATTTAAAACTACAGCGATTCAGGCGAGCCCGGTCAAACATTACGACAAGATTATAATCTTCCATTAAGAGAGAATATTCAATGAAATCCAGGATTAAGTTTCAAGCGTTGATGGCATTGTCTCTGCTGGCGCAGAGCGTTTTTGCATTGGACAG
Proteins encoded in this region:
- the puuE gene encoding allantoinase PuuE; protein product: MIPKRDLVGYGRRPPHTRWPGEARLAVQFVLNIEEGGESCILNGDTRSESYLHELPGRPPRTGERDLSVEGMYEYGSRAGVWRILELFRARNLPLTAFVVGRALELNPEIGRALTAAGHEVAGHGYRWIDYHNVSEDEERCHIRFTIELIERICGKRPVGWYTGRVSPNTRRLLQEKGGFLYSSDAYNDDLPYWIAGSSPHLVIPYTLVNNDVRYLLPNGFSSGEDFFRLLKDAFDLLWQEGGQQPKMMSVGLHARISGHPARAMALARFLDYIQGHDSVWICRREEIARHWMSEHSWGKKKDAERGKASKSQFRTT
- a CDS encoding GNAT family N-acetyltransferase; protein product: MTEQLEIRNMTRSEVDELVEWAALEGWNPGLHDAELFWATDPEAFIAADLEGEMIGGGAITSYNGEYGFMGFFIVRPEFRGQGYGDILWHARRNRLLNRLKSGASIGLDGVFEMQNYYAKGGFVFSHRNMRFRTDITKRPEESQDQYKHISPLADVSFDQLMDYDRTCFPANRSNFLKAWLSQSDALALGYLNDGKLKGYGVVRRCREGCKIGPLFADDAKVAEALYMPLSGFADGGPLFLDAPENNPAAMALVTNHGMTEVFGCARMYLGAPPVLAHERIFGVTTFELG